DNA from Chitinophaga pendula:
GTATGAGGGGGAAATAAAGGAGCGATCTTATATCGCCACCATATCACGCAACGAATCTATCGATCAGGTGTTAAGCAAACTGCAGGAAGCAGGAGGCGTACATTTTAGAATAGAAGGTAAAAAAGTTATTGTCATGTATTAGGGTTATCGTGTGAGCCACCAAATCACCTAAACCAACCAAAATCATATATAGGAATGAAGGTACTAAAAAAGATCACCGGCAACGACCGGCGGGAGCGGCGTGTGGCTACCCGTAAGTATCAGAGGCTCCGTAAAATAATGTGGATAAGCTGCCTCTCCATGCAGGTATATACCGCCGCCTATGGACAACAGGTCACCATCCGCAAACAACAGGTCGCCGTCATCGATGCACTCAATAGCGTCAAACAACAAACCGGATACTACTACGTCGGACAGGTAGAACTGCTCAAAGCCACCCAACCAGTCGATCTGCAACTCGTCAACGCATCACTGGAAACAACATTACAGGCCATCTTCAAAGACCAGCCTCTCACCTGGTCCCTGCGCGACAAAACCATCATCGTCAAGCGTAAACAAGATGCCGTATTCCAATCCACCAACGTTGACAAGTTCACCAGCATCAACGGAGAAATACGCAATACCCAGGGCACACCCCTGCCAGGCGCTTCCATCCTCCTGCAAGGCACCCAAAAAGGTACCGCCGCCGACGCCAATGGCCACTTCCACCTGGACAACATCACCTTCCCGGCCATACTGGAGATCCACTACACCGGATACCTGAGTAAAATAGTCAGGATATCCCACTCCGAAAATATCCAGGTCATACTCGAACCGGCAGAACAACAGATGAATGCCGTCATCGTAACCGGCTACAGCCAGAAAAAGATCAGTGAACTCACCGGCTCCCTCTCCACCGTCAAAGGAGAAGACCTGCGCAACGTCACCACTTCTTCCGTCATACAACAACTTCAGGGCAAACTGGCAGGCCTCATCGTAAGTAGCCCCGGCGGCGACCCCGCCGCCAGCCCCAATATGAGCGTAAGAGGCGTCGGCTCCCTGGGAGGCAACACCGCCACCCAACCACTCGTCGTAATCGATGGATTGATACAAGATGCCGGCACCGCCGCCAATATCAACCCTAACGATGTAGAGTCCGTTACCTTGCTCAAAGATGCTGCCTCCGCCGCCCTGTATGGCTCCCGCGCCGCCAACGGCGTACTGCTCATCAACACCAAAAAAGGAGGCTCTCCCGATGGCAAACCACAGATCAACTTCGAAGCGGTATACAGCCGCGAACAACCCACCTTCGGGAAGTTCCGCATGATGAATGCCGACGAACGGTATACCCTCATGGAACAGGCATATAGCAACGATTACCGCAAACAAAATCCTACCGCCACACCAGAGGCCGTAAATAATTACCTATCCGCTGTAATGCCAGACAAAGCAGCCGCACTAGCCAATAACACCAACTGGCTCAGAGAAGGCTATCGTATCGGTCAGCTACAACGATATAACCTCTCCATCAACGGTGGCACCAACCGTTTTAAATACTATGCCGGTGGCAGCTACCATCACGAAGTGCCCGTAGCCATCACCGATAAGTTTGATAAATACCAGCTGCGCGTCAACACCGTATACAGCCCCTCAGATCGGTTCACCATCACCACCGCCTTTAACGGCACCTATACAAAAGCGATCAGCTCTGGGTTAAGCAACTACCGCGGCAACCTCTATGGCATGATGCCCTGGGATAATCCCTACAAAGCAGATGGCACCTATCGCGTCGGCGGCCCCAATGAACCCAACTGGTACAGCGGTACGGATACCTACAACCCACTATACGATGCCAGCCTGCAAGACGCCTATAATCATGCCTACATCGCCGGGGCCGACGTAAAACTACAATACAGGGTCACCCCCTGGCTCTCGCTCAGCACCGCCAACCGACTTACCTACAATGGGGGGCGCTCCGGCTTCTACACCGACCCGCGCGATAGCGCCAGCGGATACCCGGGTGGATACTATTCGCAAAACAGATCACAACAGGTCAACTATATCACCTCCAATATCGCCAGCTTCAACAAACGTTTTGGCCTGCACGAAATAAAAGGGCTGGCAGGCATGGAGTTCAACGACGTACGGTTTGAAAATACCTCCGTCTCCGTCAGGAACATCACACCGGGCAAACGCTCCATCACCACCGGTACCGTCGATCGCGTGTCAGAAAGCATATCCGAAATAGCCTTCCTCTCTTACTTGTCAGAGATCAACTACAGCTTCCTCGATCGCTATTTCCTGTCCGGATCTTTCCGCCGCGATGGCTCCTCCAAATTCGGGAGTAACAACAAGTTCGGTAACTTCTACTCCATCGGCGCTGCCTGGAATATCAGCGATGAAACATTCCTGGCCAACAACCGCACCATCACACAACTACGCCTGCGCTTCAGCCATGGTACCTCTGGCAATGCCGACCCCGTAGGTGCTTATTCCATTTATGGTGTCTATAACTATACCACCGGTGGAGGCGACAACTACAACGGTGCACAGGGTATCATCCCCGGCGCACAGGGCGACAATCCCGACCTCCACTGGGAAGTACAACGAATGAACAACCTGGGCCTCAACATCGGCTTATGGGACCGCATCCGTATCAACATTGACCTCTATGATAAAGCCAACAACAGCCTGCTGCGCTCCGTACCTGCCGCCATCACCAGCGGTATCAGCAGTGTAGTCAAAAATATCGGTAAGATATCCAATCGCGGTATGGAAATAGAAATCACCAGTACCAATACCACGGGTAAAGTAAAATGGAATACCAGCCTCAACCTGGCATTCAACCGCAACAAAGTCCTGTACCTCACCGGCGTACCTACCGTATTCCCTACCACCGGTACCAATAACCTACTGGCACCGGGTTATGCCGTAGGCTCCTACTGGGGCGTAGTATATACAGGTGCCGACGAACAAACCGGCCTGCCTACCTATGAAAAGGAAGTAGATGGCAAACGCTCCCGCACCACCGATATCAAACAGGCCACCCTCCGCTACCTGGGCAGCCAACAACCCGATTGCTCCGGTGGCATCACCAACACTATTACCTATAAAGACGTTACATTGAGTATACTACTCGACTTTGTATCAGGCCTTCGGCTAACCAACGACCTCCGGGGAGATATCTATGGTCCTAATGAACTGGATGGCGCCTCCGTTACCACCAACAACGTAGCACTACCGCCAGGACAGCGCCGATGGGAACACCCGGGAGATGTAGCATTCGCACCTGCCGCCACATTGGTAGGATATGCTGATGCAAGAGGATGGTTCACCACCCGCTTCCTCGAAAATGCCAGCTACCTCCGCATACGAAATGTACGCCTTAACTACAATACGCCTAAACGCTGGCTGTCACGTATACACGCACAACAACTATCCGTATTCGTCTCCGGCGATTACCTCTATACTTTCACCGGCTTCACCGGCCTGGACCCGGAAAATGGAGGAAGGAACTTTGAGAACGCATCCAAATATATCATCAACCGGAAACTCACCGCAGGTGTCAACCTGACCTTTTAAAAACTGATAGCTATGTTTAGAAAATATATCTGCCATACCGCCTTCGTCCTATCCGGCCTGCTGCTCAGCGCCTGCCGTGATAAACTCGAACTACGCCCGGAAACCGCCATCGACAGCCACGATGCCGTAAATGGCGAAACCAACCTCACCCTCGCTACCAGTGGCAACTATTCATTGCTCAACAATTTTAATTATATTACAGCCTACTATCACTTAGTAGAATCTCCGGCCGATAATACCGAAGCCACAGGCATCTTCAACCCCGGTGGTACCAGGGACTTCGAAGCCTACTCCTACAATCATTCGCCAGCACTTAGTAACCCGGCATCTGTTTACACCAATGCCTACAAATTATTACGTGGTGTCAACAACGTCATTGTCAACGTACCAGATAATGCCGCCGCTGCCTTAATGCAACTGAAAGGCGAAAACCTGTTCATGCGTGCCCTCGCACACTACACGCTGGTCAGCCTCTTCGGTCGCCCCTACATACAGCAAAATGGCAATAACCCAGGCATAGTGATCGCGGATAAACCCACACCGCCATTATATCGCCCGGAAAAACGTAATACCGTCAAAGAAGTATATGATCTCATGATAGCAGACCTCCTGGCAGCACGTACACTCATGACCACCGCTCGTAGCGAAACCGCCTACGCCACCCGCGATGCAGCAAATGCCATGCTATCCGCACTGTACCTCAATATGGGAGCATACGCCAAAAGCATACAGTACGCCAATGAAGTCATTAACAGCGGTAAATACGAACTGACTCGCGGCACTGCCTTCCAGCAATATTTTGCAGGCGACCACAGCGCCGGAGAAAAAGAGACCATCTTCTGCCTTCGTCAGCTCGATGGCACCGGCAGCGGTTTTTATTACTACAATCAAAGCTATACCGTAGAAAAATTCGCGGCCGTATCACCTCCATTACTGGCACTGCTCAAAGAGGGAAAAAACGACCTGCGCCTCGGGTTCTATAAAGTGCTCACCACCACCAGCGGTAACACTTACACCTTCACCACCAAGTTCATACAGAATCCAGCTGCCAACCCGACGGCCAAAGTAAGCTCTCCGCCGCTCTTCCGACTGGCAGGACTATACCTGGACCGCGCAGAAGCAAATGCCAAACTGGGTAATCACCAGGCCGCACTGGATGATATAAACCTCATCCGCCAAAGAGCTGGTCTAAGTGGAGATGACCTCTACAGCCTCACCAACCTACATGGCCGCGCCGACGTACTCAGCGTCGTACTCGATGAACGACGCATAGAACTGGCCTTCGAATTCGGTCACCGACGCGAAGATCTGCTACGCAACAACCTGCCCATGATACGCACATATGGTAAACAAGGCATCCCGGGGTCTAACCTCACCGTACAAACGAACGATAAACGCGTCGTATACTTTCTCCCGCAAAACGAGACAAACGGCGTCACTAACGATTTACAACAGAACCCATAATTAACTACATAAAAAGGAAATACTATGACAAGAGCACTATTACTGGCCGCCACTATGCTGATCGCAGCAGGAGCACAAGCCCAGGAAACCCTGCAACTCAAAGGCACCATCAAAGACCTGGAAGCAGGTACCCCCGTATATATCCGGGAAATGGGAGCCGATAAAAAAGATTCAACCATATCTACCGCTGGTAGCTTCACCTTCCAGATCAGGAAGTTCGAAGCAGGTGCCTACATGCTGACAGTAGGTAAAACAAGGATGGAAAACAGTACCGCTTTTTTATACTTGCAAGGTGGAAAAGTAGGTCTTAAAGGAGAAGGCCCATTATTGAAAGATGCCGTACTCGAAGGGAAAGACCCGTTTGTAAAAGATGAAAATGAATATCACCAACAACTAAAGATAGCTACAGCAGGCGCAGATGTCTTGTATAAAAAATACAACGACGCCTACATGAAAAAAGATACCGCACTCCTGAACCAGATGAAGCCAGCGATCGAACAAATGCAAGAGAAAAATAAGGCGTTCAATGAAGAATGGGTCAAAACACATCCCGCATCACCAATAGCCACCTTCATCCTTGCTACCAGCCTGAAATACGAAATGTCACCGGAACAACTGGAACAAGCCTTAGGTAAACTGCAAAAGACTGCCACCAGGAACAAGTTGTACGAACGCATGCAACAGTCGGTAAACATCGCAAAACGTACCGCCGTCGGTCAGCAAGCGCCCGACTTCAAACAGGCAGATACCTCCGGTAATATCATCGCCCTCAGCAGCTTCAAAGGCAAATATGTACTGGTAGACTTCTGGGCCAGCTGGTGCGGCCCCTGCCGCCGGGAAAACCCCAGCGTAGTCAAAGCATTCCAGGACTATAAAGACAAAAACTTCACCGTATTGGGCGTATCCCTGGATCAACCGGGAAAAAAAGAAGCCTGGCTGAAAGCGATCCACGATGATGGCCTCACCTGGACACATGTATCCGATCTCCAATTCTGGAACAACGCCGTCGCCAAACAATATGACATCCAATCCATCCCGGCCAACTACCTGCTGGACCCCTCCGGCAAAATCGTCGCACGCAACCTGCATGGAGAAGAACTGGCCAATAAGTTAAAAGAATTGATCCAATAAGATTCAAACACACAACCATGAACAAATGGATATTACTGGGCACCGCCGCTTTATTGTCAATCGGCCTGCAGGCTCAGTCTACCAAAGACGCTTTCATATTACAAGGCGAAACAAAAGGGATCAAAGAGGGTAAACTCTATCTGCACTATACCGGAACAAATGGTAACCGGGTAAAAGACAGCTCCCTCATAAAGGACAGCCGCTTCTCCTTCCGTGGACAAGTAGCCCGTCCTACCATGTCCTACCTCGTGCTCAACGGCAAAGACCGGGAAGAAGGATATAGCACATCGCTATTCCTGGAACCAGTGAAGATGACCGTGCAATTGCCTGCCGGCGACTTCCGCAAAGCAATAGTAACAGGGTCCGCCACACAATCACAATATGCACAGTTACAAGCACAGCAGGAGATCGTCACCGCACGGTACAAACAACAATTGGATTCCCTGCGGGCAGAACGCGACCACGAAAAAGCAGCGGAGATCAGAGAACGCCTCGCTCCCTACTTCGCCGCTGGCGACTCCGTAGACTATCGCTTCTTCGACGCACATCCGCAGTCCTACGTAACATTGTTCCAGCTCAGGTTCCATGTCAGCGACCTGCCACTTGATGCACTGGAAGCATATTATAATAAGTTGGGCAAAACATTACAGCAGACAAAAGATGGACAGGAGCTGGCCAAAGAGATCAATCAACTCAAGAACGGTTCCCCGGGTAGTAAAGCCTACACGTTCCACGCCACCGACATCAATGGAAAAACACTGTCACTGGCAGACTATAAAGGCAAATATGTACTGCTCGACTTCTGGGCCAGCTGGTGCGTACCTTGCCGGAAAGGCAACCCACACCTCAAAGAACTGTACGCCGCCTACAAAAACAAAGGCATCGAGTTCATCGGCATATCCGACGACGATCGCGATCCCTCCGCCTGGAAAAAAGCAGTCACAAAAGATGACCTGCCCTGGCGACATGTACTCAGAGGCCTCGATATGGAAAAGAGAATGAAAAACCAACCTAACGAAACCGACATCAGCGAACATTATGGTATCCACTCATTGCCCACCAAAATACTGATCGATCCCAACGGCATCATCATCGGTAGATATGGTGAAGAAGGAGATGAACTGGATAAACAACTGCAACAGGTGTTACGCTGACAAGATTAACTTAACAACAGCAAAAGCCTCCCGTAACGGAGGCTTTTGTATTTTTATAATAGAGAAAGCATTGCAAGTTGTCATGATAGCGCGTTTTACTTGCCCCGAAAGGGCAAGTGGCGGCATTCCGGGATGAACGGTTGCAACCTTTTTTTTACCCCAGCGTCTTTATTACGACGAAAAACACCCAACCTCTATTATGAAGAAGCTCTTATTGTTGAGTTTACTATTGCTTAGTATTGTAGCCAATACCCTTGCTCAGTCGAAAGAGACTGGCGCTATAAAGATTAAGATCACCGATGCACAAGGTGCTCCATTACCCTTCGCAAGCGTATTGATACGTAAAGTGGCAGACAGCTCCCTGGTAAAAGGAGAGATGAGTGATGCCAACGGCCACTGTGCCTTCGAAAAGATCGCTACCGGCCACTATTTTGTACAGGTATCCCAGATGGGTTACACCACCAGCAACACCGCTAACTTTAAGATCGACGCACAACATACTGACATTGACCTGAAAACAATGATACTCAGTATTGCGCCTAAAAGCCT
Protein-coding regions in this window:
- a CDS encoding TlpA disulfide reductase family protein is translated as MNKWILLGTAALLSIGLQAQSTKDAFILQGETKGIKEGKLYLHYTGTNGNRVKDSSLIKDSRFSFRGQVARPTMSYLVLNGKDREEGYSTSLFLEPVKMTVQLPAGDFRKAIVTGSATQSQYAQLQAQQEIVTARYKQQLDSLRAERDHEKAAEIRERLAPYFAAGDSVDYRFFDAHPQSYVTLFQLRFHVSDLPLDALEAYYNKLGKTLQQTKDGQELAKEINQLKNGSPGSKAYTFHATDINGKTLSLADYKGKYVLLDFWASWCVPCRKGNPHLKELYAAYKNKGIEFIGISDDDRDPSAWKKAVTKDDLPWRHVLRGLDMEKRMKNQPNETDISEHYGIHSLPTKILIDPNGIIIGRYGEEGDELDKQLQQVLR
- a CDS encoding RagB/SusD family nutrient uptake outer membrane protein, translated to MFRKYICHTAFVLSGLLLSACRDKLELRPETAIDSHDAVNGETNLTLATSGNYSLLNNFNYITAYYHLVESPADNTEATGIFNPGGTRDFEAYSYNHSPALSNPASVYTNAYKLLRGVNNVIVNVPDNAAAALMQLKGENLFMRALAHYTLVSLFGRPYIQQNGNNPGIVIADKPTPPLYRPEKRNTVKEVYDLMIADLLAARTLMTTARSETAYATRDAANAMLSALYLNMGAYAKSIQYANEVINSGKYELTRGTAFQQYFAGDHSAGEKETIFCLRQLDGTGSGFYYYNQSYTVEKFAAVSPPLLALLKEGKNDLRLGFYKVLTTTSGNTYTFTTKFIQNPAANPTAKVSSPPLFRLAGLYLDRAEANAKLGNHQAALDDINLIRQRAGLSGDDLYSLTNLHGRADVLSVVLDERRIELAFEFGHRREDLLRNNLPMIRTYGKQGIPGSNLTVQTNDKRVVYFLPQNETNGVTNDLQQNP
- a CDS encoding SusC/RagA family TonB-linked outer membrane protein, yielding MKVLKKITGNDRRERRVATRKYQRLRKIMWISCLSMQVYTAAYGQQVTIRKQQVAVIDALNSVKQQTGYYYVGQVELLKATQPVDLQLVNASLETTLQAIFKDQPLTWSLRDKTIIVKRKQDAVFQSTNVDKFTSINGEIRNTQGTPLPGASILLQGTQKGTAADANGHFHLDNITFPAILEIHYTGYLSKIVRISHSENIQVILEPAEQQMNAVIVTGYSQKKISELTGSLSTVKGEDLRNVTTSSVIQQLQGKLAGLIVSSPGGDPAASPNMSVRGVGSLGGNTATQPLVVIDGLIQDAGTAANINPNDVESVTLLKDAASAALYGSRAANGVLLINTKKGGSPDGKPQINFEAVYSREQPTFGKFRMMNADERYTLMEQAYSNDYRKQNPTATPEAVNNYLSAVMPDKAAALANNTNWLREGYRIGQLQRYNLSINGGTNRFKYYAGGSYHHEVPVAITDKFDKYQLRVNTVYSPSDRFTITTAFNGTYTKAISSGLSNYRGNLYGMMPWDNPYKADGTYRVGGPNEPNWYSGTDTYNPLYDASLQDAYNHAYIAGADVKLQYRVTPWLSLSTANRLTYNGGRSGFYTDPRDSASGYPGGYYSQNRSQQVNYITSNIASFNKRFGLHEIKGLAGMEFNDVRFENTSVSVRNITPGKRSITTGTVDRVSESISEIAFLSYLSEINYSFLDRYFLSGSFRRDGSSKFGSNNKFGNFYSIGAAWNISDETFLANNRTITQLRLRFSHGTSGNADPVGAYSIYGVYNYTTGGGDNYNGAQGIIPGAQGDNPDLHWEVQRMNNLGLNIGLWDRIRINIDLYDKANNSLLRSVPAAITSGISSVVKNIGKISNRGMEIEITSTNTTGKVKWNTSLNLAFNRNKVLYLTGVPTVFPTTGTNNLLAPGYAVGSYWGVVYTGADEQTGLPTYEKEVDGKRSRTTDIKQATLRYLGSQQPDCSGGITNTITYKDVTLSILLDFVSGLRLTNDLRGDIYGPNELDGASVTTNNVALPPGQRRWEHPGDVAFAPAATLVGYADARGWFTTRFLENASYLRIRNVRLNYNTPKRWLSRIHAQQLSVFVSGDYLYTFTGFTGLDPENGGRNFENASKYIINRKLTAGVNLTF
- a CDS encoding TlpA disulfide reductase family protein translates to MTRALLLAATMLIAAGAQAQETLQLKGTIKDLEAGTPVYIREMGADKKDSTISTAGSFTFQIRKFEAGAYMLTVGKTRMENSTAFLYLQGGKVGLKGEGPLLKDAVLEGKDPFVKDENEYHQQLKIATAGADVLYKKYNDAYMKKDTALLNQMKPAIEQMQEKNKAFNEEWVKTHPASPIATFILATSLKYEMSPEQLEQALGKLQKTATRNKLYERMQQSVNIAKRTAVGQQAPDFKQADTSGNIIALSSFKGKYVLVDFWASWCGPCRRENPSVVKAFQDYKDKNFTVLGVSLDQPGKKEAWLKAIHDDGLTWTHVSDLQFWNNAVAKQYDIQSIPANYLLDPSGKIVARNLHGEELANKLKELIQ